Proteins encoded together in one Oceanobacillus iheyensis HTE831 window:
- the hpaB gene encoding 4-hydroxyphenylacetate 3-monooxygenase, oxygenase component produces MPAKTGQQYIDKLKKANNNVYIHGERVEDVTTHPAFKGAVQSMAKLYDLQYEKPEKMLYTSPTTGDKVSKTFMAPETIEELIERREAIMEWQGITKGLMGRSPDYLNSEVMTMEKAYDYYGKSNSLFAENAKKYAEYARENDISLTHTLIHPQVNRAKIQAEQKDANVALHVVEKNDDGVIVDGIRLLATQAGITDEIFVFPSTVVKSGAKDDPYSLAFAIANNTPGLRYLSRESFDYGKNNFDHPVGSQFEEGDAIVAFDNVLVPWDRIFILEDSEICNGAFAETNAVVHMSHQVIAKDIAKVEFLLGVVLKLMDSIGIDGFQHVKDKGTEIMLALENMKSHLYKAEYNAKIDRWGMMTPDFEALNAARNWFPRVYPRLAEILRVLGASGLMGIPTYDDFANKELGPILNRAMQGKNVEGFERVQLFRLAWDMTMSSFGSRQTHYEYYFFGDPVKMGMAYFDNYDKEPYKAMVDEFLESQNIKKPKILSVPTGSVLK; encoded by the coding sequence ATGCCAGCTAAAACAGGACAGCAATACATTGATAAATTAAAAAAGGCAAATAACAACGTATATATCCATGGAGAGAGAGTAGAAGATGTTACCACGCATCCCGCATTTAAGGGTGCCGTCCAATCCATGGCAAAATTATATGATTTACAATATGAAAAGCCGGAAAAAATGCTTTATACATCTCCAACAACTGGTGATAAAGTGAGTAAAACTTTTATGGCACCGGAAACAATTGAAGAGTTAATCGAACGTCGAGAAGCGATTATGGAGTGGCAGGGAATTACAAAAGGTTTGATGGGACGCTCTCCAGACTATTTAAATTCAGAAGTGATGACAATGGAAAAAGCTTATGATTACTACGGTAAAAGCAATTCATTATTTGCTGAAAACGCAAAGAAATATGCTGAATATGCCAGAGAAAATGATATTAGCCTTACACACACATTAATTCATCCGCAAGTAAACCGTGCAAAGATTCAAGCAGAACAAAAAGATGCAAATGTGGCTCTGCATGTAGTAGAGAAGAATGATGATGGAGTTATCGTGGACGGTATTCGCTTACTTGCAACCCAAGCAGGAATTACAGATGAAATTTTTGTTTTCCCGTCAACAGTAGTTAAATCAGGAGCAAAAGATGATCCTTATTCACTTGCTTTTGCGATAGCAAATAATACGCCAGGGTTAAGATATCTAAGTCGTGAATCATTTGATTATGGTAAGAATAACTTCGATCATCCAGTAGGTTCTCAGTTTGAAGAAGGAGATGCAATTGTTGCCTTTGATAATGTACTTGTTCCTTGGGATCGCATCTTCATTCTAGAGGATTCTGAGATTTGTAATGGTGCGTTTGCTGAAACAAATGCTGTCGTACACATGTCCCATCAGGTAATCGCCAAAGATATAGCAAAAGTGGAATTTTTACTTGGTGTTGTACTTAAGCTAATGGATTCAATCGGTATTGACGGATTTCAGCATGTGAAAGACAAAGGTACAGAAATAATGCTCGCATTAGAAAATATGAAATCGCACCTGTACAAAGCAGAATACAATGCAAAAATTGACCGATGGGGAATGATGACGCCAGACTTTGAAGCATTGAACGCAGCAAGAAACTGGTTTCCACGAGTATATCCGCGTTTAGCAGAAATATTAAGAGTTCTTGGTGCATCGGGATTAATGGGTATTCCAACTTATGATGACTTTGCTAATAAGGAACTTGGACCAATCTTAAATCGAGCTATGCAAGGTAAGAATGTGGAAGGCTTTGAACGAGTTCAATTATTCCGTCTTGCGTGGGATATGACGATGAGTTCATTTGGAAGCCGTCAGACGCATTATGAATACTATTTCTTTGGCGATCCGGTCAAAATGGGTATGGCTTACTTTGACAATTATGATAAAGAGCCATACAAAGCAATGGTCGATGAGTTTTTAGAAAGCCAAAATATTAAAAAGCCAAAAATTTTAAGCGTTCCAACAGGAAGTGTCTTAAAGTAG
- the pdhA gene encoding pyruvate dehydrogenase (acetyl-transferring) E1 component subunit alpha — MQEEFPMIRIMDQNGKITDTSYLEQIDKALVQQFYRQLICMRAFDQKAINLQRQGRIGTYPGFEGQEGAQVGSALALDEDDWMLPTYRDHAASITFGKSYTILSSWNGRVEGNLPPEGKNILPPSVPIATQLPLAAGIAMANKYKNSSQAVIAYFGDGATSEGDFHEGLNFASVFQAPVVFFNQNNQYAISTPISRQMNSETIVQKSVAYEIPGIRIDGNDIFAAYFETKKALERARNGEGPSLIEAVTWRYGAHTTADDPTKYRNQKEENEKHRQNDPITRLELFMKAYGFWDEAVVEQLKEEVKEEIDGAVKDLETMPPADVNDIYDYMFEKPTWTIEQQKEEYIKHLRGVK, encoded by the coding sequence ATGCAGGAAGAATTTCCAATGATACGAATCATGGATCAAAATGGAAAAATTACTGATACGTCATATTTAGAACAAATTGATAAAGCATTAGTGCAGCAATTTTATCGGCAACTGATTTGTATGCGGGCATTTGATCAAAAGGCAATCAACTTGCAGCGCCAAGGAAGAATTGGTACGTATCCAGGATTTGAAGGACAGGAAGGAGCACAGGTAGGAAGTGCTCTAGCACTTGATGAAGATGATTGGATGTTGCCAACGTATCGGGATCATGCTGCTAGTATTACATTTGGAAAGTCTTATACTATTCTATCCTCATGGAATGGGCGAGTGGAAGGGAATCTCCCGCCTGAAGGAAAGAATATTTTGCCTCCTTCCGTACCAATTGCAACACAGCTTCCGCTTGCAGCTGGTATAGCAATGGCCAATAAATATAAAAATTCTTCACAAGCTGTAATTGCTTATTTTGGAGACGGGGCGACCTCTGAAGGGGATTTTCATGAAGGGTTAAACTTTGCAAGTGTATTTCAAGCACCGGTTGTCTTCTTCAATCAGAATAATCAATATGCGATTTCAACCCCAATATCGAGACAAATGAATTCGGAGACAATTGTACAAAAGTCAGTTGCATATGAAATCCCCGGTATTCGAATTGACGGAAATGATATTTTTGCAGCATATTTTGAAACAAAAAAGGCATTAGAACGAGCGAGAAATGGCGAGGGACCAAGCTTAATTGAAGCCGTAACATGGCGATATGGTGCCCATACAACTGCAGACGATCCTACCAAGTATCGTAATCAAAAAGAAGAAAATGAAAAACATCGTCAGAATGATCCGATTACCAGATTGGAACTATTTATGAAAGCCTATGGTTTCTGGGATGAAGCAGTCGTAGAACAACTAAAAGAGGAAGTAAAAGAAGAAATCGATGGGGCGGTAAAAGATTTAGAGACTATGCCACCTGCCGATGTAAATGATATTTATGATTATATGTTCGAAAAACCGACATGGACGATTGAACAGCAAAAAGAAGAATATATAAAACATTTGCGAGGGGTGAAATAG
- a CDS encoding dihydrolipoamide acetyltransferase family protein yields MVEVKLHDIGEGMTEGDILTYFIQEGDQVEEDQPIVEMQTEKMVAEITAPAKGTVKEIFIAEGTTISVGTTIMTIESEDAMEKTKSSEIQRAEGNQATQLSASDNQHTETKQKNGPKRIKASPYTRKVARELDVDIELVEGTGKDGRIMIEDVQQFSQNRESAATKVKPEVEQLQNQFFQETEEQVDAKEEEAEIIPFKGRRKQIAKKMTTSIYTIPHVHHMEEVDMTELLEFRKEIKSDADISVAAFFIKALTIALKEYPIFNAKLHEEKEEIRLEKGIHMGIATDTEEGLIVPVIQSADIKSIRTIHREMKELMKKAKENTLSLKEMTGSTFTISNVGPMGSIGATPIINYPEVALMAFHKTKKAPVVNDNDEIVIRSMMNVTLTFDHRVTDGGNAIAFTNKFKALIENPRLLLIELR; encoded by the coding sequence ATGGTAGAAGTTAAATTGCATGATATTGGAGAAGGGATGACAGAGGGGGATATCCTGACTTATTTTATTCAAGAAGGGGATCAGGTTGAGGAAGATCAGCCCATTGTAGAAATGCAGACAGAAAAAATGGTTGCTGAAATAACAGCGCCAGCCAAAGGGACAGTAAAAGAAATTTTTATTGCTGAAGGAACAACGATTTCAGTCGGTACAACGATTATGACGATTGAATCAGAGGATGCAATGGAGAAAACGAAGTCTTCAGAAATACAACGAGCAGAAGGTAATCAAGCTACACAATTAAGCGCGAGTGATAACCAACATACAGAAACGAAACAGAAAAACGGGCCTAAACGAATAAAAGCATCACCATACACTAGGAAGGTTGCTAGAGAACTTGATGTAGATATTGAATTGGTAGAAGGAACTGGCAAAGATGGACGCATTATGATTGAGGATGTTCAGCAGTTTTCTCAGAATAGAGAGAGCGCTGCGACAAAGGTTAAGCCAGAAGTAGAACAGTTACAAAACCAATTCTTTCAAGAGACAGAAGAACAGGTGGATGCTAAGGAAGAGGAAGCAGAGATTATTCCATTCAAAGGCCGGCGCAAACAAATTGCCAAAAAAATGACTACATCTATTTATACAATCCCACATGTTCATCACATGGAAGAAGTTGATATGACTGAGTTACTGGAGTTCCGAAAAGAAATTAAGTCCGATGCGGATATATCTGTTGCAGCGTTTTTTATTAAAGCGCTAACAATAGCGTTGAAAGAATATCCAATCTTTAATGCTAAGCTTCATGAGGAAAAAGAGGAAATTAGATTGGAAAAAGGAATTCATATGGGAATTGCAACGGATACAGAAGAAGGGTTAATTGTTCCGGTTATTCAGAGCGCTGATATAAAGTCAATCCGCACCATTCACCGAGAAATGAAGGAACTGATGAAAAAAGCAAAAGAAAATACACTATCTTTGAAAGAGATGACGGGAAGCACCTTTACGATCAGCAATGTTGGACCAATGGGAAGTATCGGTGCAACACCAATTATCAATTATCCAGAAGTCGCGTTAATGGCTTTTCACAAAACGAAAAAAGCACCCGTGGTAAACGATAATGACGAGATCGTTATCCGATCGATGATGAATGTGACACTAACATTTGATCATCGTGTCACCGATGGAGGAAACGCAATAGCCTTTACAAATAAGTTCAAAGCATTAATCGAAAATCCAAGATTACTACTAATAGAACTCCGTTAA
- a CDS encoding alpha-ketoacid dehydrogenase subunit beta → MITITKTKQLTLIQAITDGMRTMLHEREEVVVLGEDVGKNGGVFRATDGLQEEFGEKRVFDTPLSEAGIIGSSIGMAINGLLPVAEIQFSGFIYPAYEQIMTHATRMRYRTKGVFTVPLVIRAPYGAGVRAPEIHSDSMEALFTHMPGIKVVCPSSPYDAKGLLISAIEDPDPVLFLEPLKLYRAVRGEVPEEKYEIEIGKGKYLREGDDVTVIAWGAMVPVAMKAAEQAAEKGITCEVIDLRTLYPIDRAIIAESVQKTGRCVVVHEAPATGGLGNDIISIVNDTSFLYMKSPIERVTGADVHVPFWALEEHNIPTPARVMDAINQVINF, encoded by the coding sequence ATGATAACCATAACGAAAACGAAACAATTGACCCTTATTCAGGCAATCACGGACGGAATGCGTACAATGCTTCACGAAAGAGAAGAAGTCGTTGTATTAGGAGAAGATGTCGGCAAAAATGGTGGGGTCTTTCGAGCAACCGATGGATTGCAGGAGGAGTTTGGTGAGAAGAGGGTTTTTGATACACCGTTGAGTGAAGCTGGAATCATCGGGTCCTCTATTGGGATGGCAATCAACGGACTGCTTCCGGTAGCAGAAATTCAGTTTTCAGGTTTTATTTATCCTGCATATGAACAAATTATGACGCATGCAACAAGAATGCGTTACCGTACCAAAGGTGTTTTTACTGTACCACTTGTAATTCGTGCACCATATGGAGCGGGAGTACGTGCCCCGGAAATTCATTCGGATAGCATGGAAGCATTATTTACCCATATGCCAGGGATAAAAGTCGTTTGTCCATCTAGTCCCTACGATGCAAAAGGGCTTCTTATTTCTGCAATCGAGGATCCAGATCCGGTACTATTTCTTGAGCCATTAAAATTATATCGTGCAGTTAGAGGCGAAGTACCAGAAGAAAAATATGAAATTGAAATCGGAAAAGGTAAGTATTTGCGCGAGGGGGATGATGTAACGGTGATTGCCTGGGGAGCAATGGTACCCGTAGCGATGAAGGCAGCCGAACAGGCAGCGGAAAAAGGTATTACCTGTGAAGTTATCGATTTACGCACCCTGTATCCGATTGATAGAGCTATTATCGCCGAATCAGTTCAGAAAACCGGACGCTGTGTAGTTGTTCATGAAGCACCAGCTACCGGAGGACTGGGAAATGATATTATTTCGATTGTTAATGATACTTCATTCTTATATATGAAATCACCGATTGAGCGTGTTACTGGTGCCGATGTTCATGTTCCATTTTGGGCTTTGGAAGAACATAATATCCCAACACCAGCACGTGTAATGGATGCGATTAACCAAGTGATTAATTTTTAA
- a CDS encoding FAD synthetase family protein yields the protein MEVINLTHRDKQLSQIPHIMAVGFFDGVHLGHQELLKHAKELARKQNILFTAMTFSPHPDEVLKGDKNRKYLMSLSQKIKKMESIGVDKLFVMEFDYTFASLLPAEFIQKYIVNSNTKHVVVGFDFTFGFKAQGNTTYLQKESEKLGFGLSVIPKKTYLQEKISSTLVRGLIQEGNVDLVPYYLGSNYEVSVHVLQYKINGNIIVHPSEKSIFPSPGSYLVKVKHGTKTLNGKFHQFSNSRGDNTLELNEPVHEFRDDCSIEFVSRVKFTESLSV from the coding sequence ATGGAAGTGATAAACCTAACTCATAGGGATAAACAACTATCTCAAATACCGCATATCATGGCAGTTGGATTTTTTGATGGGGTCCACTTAGGTCATCAAGAATTATTAAAGCATGCCAAGGAACTTGCGAGAAAGCAAAATATCTTATTTACAGCAATGACATTTAGTCCACATCCGGATGAAGTGTTAAAAGGTGATAAGAATCGTAAGTACCTAATGTCATTATCCCAAAAAATCAAAAAAATGGAATCTATAGGAGTGGATAAGTTATTTGTCATGGAGTTTGATTACACTTTCGCTTCACTCCTTCCGGCTGAATTCATCCAAAAATATATCGTTAATTCGAATACAAAACATGTCGTTGTAGGTTTTGACTTCACATTTGGTTTTAAGGCACAGGGGAACACCACATACCTCCAAAAAGAATCGGAAAAGTTAGGGTTTGGTTTATCGGTTATCCCGAAAAAAACCTACTTGCAAGAAAAGATAAGTTCTACCCTTGTAAGGGGATTAATACAGGAAGGGAATGTGGATTTGGTTCCTTATTATTTAGGATCAAATTACGAGGTAAGCGTTCATGTTCTCCAGTATAAAATAAATGGAAATATAATAGTTCATCCAAGCGAAAAATCCATTTTTCCGAGTCCTGGATCTTATTTAGTGAAGGTGAAACATGGCACAAAAACCTTGAACGGAAAGTTTCATCAGTTTTCTAATTCGAGAGGTGACAATACGTTGGAACTTAATGAACCGGTTCATGAGTTCCGTGATGATTGTTCTATTGAATTTGTCAGCAGGGTCAAATTTACAGAGAGTCTTTCAGTATAA
- a CDS encoding thioesterase family protein, giving the protein MKEGLNVGYQSTLEIEVTEDMFAQFGDEVVHPAYSTASMVYHMEWVSRDLLLPFLKEQEESVGAAVKLKHIAPSALGTKVKLEAVVTSITEKQVVTKVIARNESVIIGEGEVKQSILPKNTMKSKLDIQIAAK; this is encoded by the coding sequence ATGAAGGAAGGATTGAACGTTGGGTATCAGTCCACTCTTGAAATAGAAGTGACGGAAGATATGTTTGCTCAATTTGGCGACGAAGTAGTACATCCAGCTTATTCCACTGCTTCCATGGTCTATCACATGGAATGGGTATCAAGGGACTTGTTACTTCCTTTTCTGAAAGAACAAGAGGAAAGCGTTGGAGCTGCTGTGAAACTTAAACACATCGCCCCATCAGCATTAGGGACGAAAGTTAAATTGGAAGCTGTTGTAACAAGTATTACGGAAAAACAAGTAGTAACAAAAGTTATTGCTAGAAATGAAAGCGTTATCATCGGAGAAGGTGAAGTGAAGCAGTCAATTCTGCCCAAAAATACGATGAAAAGCAAATTAGATATACAAATTGCAGCTAAATAA
- a CDS encoding GntR family transcriptional regulator produces the protein MGKIIKSESLHLQAYNLIKESIMEGNLKPDERVVEAKIASKLGTSRGTVREAIRMLTQDGLLIYNDGFVKVYEPTVEDVVDIFECRESLEVLAVRLAIKNLTEEVKESLANNVQETKKVKPDSPELGQLDQQFHTIITEASNNGQLIKLLEVIKVKTHYMRKSMVGGSFYPSFIEDHEQIFELMLSGNEEEAGNLMSVHIKKALEGVLMHIKS, from the coding sequence ATGGGGAAGATTATTAAGTCAGAATCCCTGCATTTACAAGCCTATAATTTAATCAAAGAATCAATTATGGAAGGTAATTTAAAGCCTGATGAACGTGTCGTAGAAGCGAAGATTGCAAGTAAGTTAGGCACTAGCAGGGGAACAGTAAGAGAAGCGATTCGGATGTTAACGCAGGATGGCTTATTAATATATAACGACGGTTTCGTAAAGGTGTATGAGCCAACAGTAGAGGATGTTGTGGATATATTTGAGTGCAGGGAAAGTCTTGAAGTGTTAGCAGTCCGCCTTGCAATTAAGAATCTGACTGAAGAAGTGAAGGAAAGCTTAGCTAATAATGTACAAGAAACGAAAAAAGTGAAACCGGATTCTCCAGAGCTTGGTCAGCTGGATCAGCAATTCCATACAATTATTACCGAAGCTTCTAACAATGGACAACTGATTAAATTGCTGGAAGTTATCAAAGTTAAAACGCATTATATGCGAAAAAGTATGGTCGGGGGATCGTTTTACCCTTCCTTTATTGAAGACCACGAACAAATTTTTGAATTGATGCTAAGCGGGAATGAAGAAGAAGCAGGTAATTTAATGAGTGTCCATATTAAAAAGGCGCTGGAAGGTGTACTGATGCATATTAAATCTTAA
- a CDS encoding LysR family transcriptional regulator: MDIRQLRYFYTIATEKQITRAAKKLHMAQPPLSQSLKALEEEIGVPLFERNGKKMELTDAGEVLYNKADYFFKFFDEALTEVKETGEGLKGQLTVGCVKTLFSHVPQHIKSFREKYPNVSFELREGDSYLLAEQLKNRNIDLAIVRLPLDMEPYCSLFLPDENYVAIMPEQWANSYETDTITMNELADLPLILLRRISGVGQYELIMDRFEKRGLTPNIVTVCPDVDMILELVNVEVGASIVPASTLKKHSISGIKSFAIKDETIISKSAIIWLKDRYVSKSKQRFIDFFEESIDK; encoded by the coding sequence ATGGATATTAGACAACTGCGTTACTTTTATACGATTGCAACAGAAAAACAAATTACAAGAGCAGCAAAAAAACTTCATATGGCCCAGCCTCCATTAAGCCAAAGTTTAAAAGCATTAGAAGAAGAAATTGGTGTCCCGCTATTTGAAAGAAATGGCAAGAAAATGGAACTAACGGATGCAGGTGAAGTTTTATACAATAAAGCAGATTATTTTTTTAAGTTTTTTGATGAAGCGCTTACAGAAGTTAAAGAAACGGGTGAAGGGCTAAAAGGACAGTTGACCGTAGGCTGTGTAAAAACACTTTTTTCACACGTACCACAACATATTAAATCTTTTCGCGAGAAATATCCAAACGTTTCATTTGAATTAAGAGAAGGGGACTCTTACCTTCTTGCCGAGCAACTGAAAAATCGAAACATTGATTTGGCGATCGTTCGTCTTCCTCTAGATATGGAACCTTATTGTAGCCTCTTTCTACCTGATGAAAACTATGTGGCTATTATGCCAGAACAATGGGCAAATTCCTATGAAACTGACACCATTACGATGAACGAACTTGCCGATTTACCTTTAATATTATTAAGAAGAATTAGCGGCGTTGGTCAATACGAGTTGATTATGGACAGATTTGAAAAAAGAGGACTTACTCCCAATATCGTGACAGTTTGTCCGGATGTGGATATGATTCTTGAATTGGTTAATGTGGAAGTTGGAGCTTCCATTGTTCCAGCATCCACGCTTAAAAAACATTCTATTTCAGGTATAAAAAGTTTTGCTATTAAAGACGAAACGATTATTTCTAAGTCCGCGATTATTTGGCTAAAGGACCGTTATGTTTCCAAAAGCAAACAACGTTTTATCGATTTTTTTGAGGAGTCCATTGACAAATGA
- the nhaC gene encoding Na+/H+ antiporter NhaC: MFRIKSEQMPSFLEAILVITAIIAIMSVSIIYYEAPPHIPLTISLLLLIVYGIIKKVPYEKLQEGFSEGATSGMGAVFLFFMIGILIAAWIYSGTIPTLIYAGFELVTPRFYYAIVLIVTSVVGVCVGSSLTTVATVGLAFIGISQALDISVAITAGAIVSGAFFGDKMSPMSDTTNMASSIMKVDLFDHIRNMMWTTVPAFLIGLVIFGIISPSISTANFSEMELYQQGLLSTGLIQWYNAVIPLAVLVIFSIFKAPALLALTAGTISAILVSFFQAIPSVGGLLGILYGGYVSETGIEQIDSLLTRGGMESMFFTIALILLALGMGGLLFKLGIVPRLFESVERMLRSVKSVIISSALNAIGVNLLVGEQYLSILLTTETFQPQYQKLGLANKNLSRVAEDAGTVVNPLVPWSVCGVFIASVLGVPTLAYLPFAFFCLLCPILTILFGITGKTLTYTEAAVVNSVSDELGEESKMG, translated from the coding sequence ATGTTTCGAATTAAATCTGAACAAATGCCGTCTTTTCTAGAGGCTATCCTTGTAATCACAGCTATCATCGCTATTATGAGTGTCAGTATTATCTATTATGAAGCTCCGCCTCATATCCCTTTAACAATTTCACTATTATTGTTAATCGTATATGGAATCATTAAAAAGGTCCCTTATGAAAAGTTACAGGAAGGGTTTTCTGAAGGAGCCACTTCTGGAATGGGTGCTGTCTTCCTCTTTTTTATGATCGGTATTTTGATAGCTGCCTGGATTTATAGTGGAACCATCCCAACTTTGATCTATGCTGGTTTTGAATTAGTGACCCCACGTTTTTATTATGCGATTGTTTTAATCGTAACCTCTGTGGTTGGTGTTTGTGTAGGGAGTTCTTTGACAACAGTGGCTACAGTCGGATTGGCTTTTATCGGGATATCGCAGGCTCTCGATATTTCGGTAGCTATCACGGCAGGGGCAATTGTATCCGGTGCTTTCTTCGGTGATAAAATGTCACCTATGTCAGATACAACGAATATGGCCTCAAGTATTATGAAGGTCGATTTGTTTGATCATATACGAAATATGATGTGGACTACAGTACCAGCCTTCCTGATTGGACTGGTGATTTTCGGAATAATATCACCGAGTATCTCAACTGCTAATTTCAGTGAAATGGAGTTATATCAGCAAGGGCTTTTAAGTACAGGACTGATTCAATGGTATAATGCAGTCATTCCACTTGCTGTCTTAGTTATTTTCTCTATTTTCAAGGCTCCGGCATTATTGGCGCTCACAGCTGGTACGATTAGTGCTATCCTTGTCTCGTTTTTTCAAGCTATTCCTTCCGTTGGTGGACTACTCGGAATACTATATGGAGGCTATGTTTCAGAGACAGGTATTGAACAAATCGATTCTTTGCTAACACGGGGCGGAATGGAGAGTATGTTTTTTACCATTGCACTCATTTTGCTTGCATTAGGAATGGGAGGCTTATTGTTTAAGTTAGGGATTGTTCCAAGACTATTTGAATCCGTGGAAAGAATGTTACGTTCTGTAAAGTCAGTGATCATCAGTTCGGCTCTAAATGCGATTGGAGTTAACTTGTTGGTAGGGGAACAATATCTTTCTATTCTTTTAACAACAGAGACGTTCCAGCCGCAATATCAAAAGCTTGGTTTAGCAAATAAAAACCTATCAAGAGTTGCAGAGGATGCAGGTACAGTAGTTAATCCGCTTGTTCCATGGAGCGTGTGCGGTGTCTTCATTGCAAGTGTTTTAGGTGTACCGACTCTAGCGTATTTGCCATTTGCTTTCTTTTGCTTGTTATGCCCAATATTGACGATTCTTTTTGGGATTACTGGGAAGACGCTGACATATACGGAAGCTGCAGTAGTAAACTCTGTTTCAGATGAATTGGGGGAAGAGAGTAAGATGGGATAG
- a CDS encoding GntP family permease, with product MLGHVNDSGFWITTKIAGLTVKGGLKTYTTSEAIAGIVVLIITLVGAHIF from the coding sequence ATGCTTGGGCATGTTAATGACAGTGGATTCTGGATCACTACCAAGATTGCCGGTTTAACAGTGAAAGGCGGACTGAAAACGTATACTACTAGTGAGGCGATTGCTGGTATTGTAGTATTGATTATCACGTTGGTCGGTGCACATATTTTTTAG
- a CDS encoding Leu/Phe/Val dehydrogenase: MKQLEFVKPKEKNTFEKIANHEQVVFCNDPATGLQAIIAIHDTTLGPALGGTRMYPYKSVDDALEDVLRLSEGMTYKCAASGLDFGGGKAVIIGDPEKDKSPALFRSFGQFVDSLNGRFYTGTDMGTTTDDFVEAFKETNFINGIPEVYGGSGDSSISTACGVIHALEATNEYLFNNNDLGNRTYAIQGLGKVGYKVAEQLLEAGAKLYITDLNQDVMTQLNTKAKDTNGEVEQVDSEAIYSTDADIFIPCAMGAIINDQTIGQLKVKAIVGSANNQLQSPAHAKMLQEKGILYAPDYIVNAGGLIQVADELYGPNTKRVLVKTKAIYRSLLDIYVQAELDAITTVEAANRKVRSVLEEQRNRNNFYSRKRRPKWNIRE; encoded by the coding sequence TTGAAACAGCTTGAATTTGTCAAACCGAAGGAGAAAAATACATTTGAAAAAATAGCTAACCATGAACAGGTAGTGTTCTGTAATGATCCGGCAACGGGACTTCAAGCAATTATTGCCATTCATGATACTACACTTGGTCCTGCATTGGGCGGAACAAGGATGTATCCATATAAAAGTGTGGATGATGCATTGGAAGATGTCCTGCGACTGTCAGAAGGAATGACCTATAAATGTGCAGCTTCGGGTCTTGATTTTGGTGGAGGAAAAGCAGTCATCATTGGCGATCCTGAAAAAGACAAGTCTCCTGCATTATTTCGGTCATTTGGACAATTTGTTGACTCTTTGAATGGACGTTTTTATACAGGTACAGATATGGGAACAACAACCGATGACTTTGTGGAGGCATTTAAAGAAACGAATTTTATCAATGGAATTCCTGAAGTATATGGAGGTAGTGGAGACTCTTCCATCTCCACCGCTTGTGGAGTAATCCATGCTTTAGAGGCAACCAATGAATACCTATTTAATAATAATGATTTAGGAAACAGAACTTATGCGATTCAAGGGTTAGGAAAAGTCGGTTATAAGGTTGCCGAACAACTATTGGAAGCTGGAGCAAAATTGTATATTACGGATCTTAATCAAGATGTGATGACACAGCTTAACACAAAAGCGAAAGATACAAATGGTGAAGTAGAACAGGTAGATAGTGAAGCTATTTACAGTACGGATGCAGATATTTTTATCCCTTGTGCAATGGGGGCGATTATCAATGATCAGACGATTGGTCAGTTGAAAGTAAAAGCGATTGTCGGTTCGGCAAACAATCAATTGCAAAGCCCGGCCCATGCGAAAATGTTGCAAGAGAAAGGGATTTTATATGCACCAGATTATATTGTCAATGCCGGAGGACTGATACAAGTTGCTGATGAACTATATGGCCCGAATACGAAACGAGTACTTGTAAAGACAAAAGCGATATACCGTTCCCTTTTAGATATCTATGTACAAGCTGAATTGGATGCGATTACAACAGTAGAAGCGGCAAATAGGAAAGTACGCAGTGTATTGGAAGAACAGCGGAATCGAAATAACTTTTATTCTCGCAAGCGAAGACCGAAATGGAATATCAGAGAGTAA